TAACGACTGAGGGTGCCGATCCCATTGCGCCGTACCTTGCCGACCAGGCAGAGGGCATCGAGTCTGTCGGCACAGTCAACTCGCTCAACTTGGAAAAGATCGCCGAACTGCAGCCCGACCTGATTCTGGGCTCGCAACTTCGCGCGGACAAGCTCTACGAACAGCTCTCGCAGATCGCGCCGACCGTGTTCTCGATCCGCCCGGGATTCCCGTGGAAAGAGAACTTCACTCTGGTCGCCGATGCACTGGGTGAGGAAGAGGGCGCCGAAGCTGCGCTCGCCGACTACGACGCCAAGGTAGAGGAAGTGAAGGCCGCCATTGACGGCGACCCGACCGTCTCCCTCGTCCGTTGGATGCCGGACAAACTGCGGATCTATGGCGACAAGTCGTTCATCGGCGTGATTCTGAACGACATTGGCCTCGCGCGCCCGGACAACCAGCAGATCGACGAACTTGCCATTGAGATTTCCCCAGAGAACATCGCTGAGGCGGACGCCGACTACATCTTCTACAGCAGCTATGGCGATCCCGACGCAACCGGCGAGACTCAGGTCATAGAGGGTGCA
The Cumulibacter soli genome window above contains:
- a CDS encoding ABC transporter substrate-binding protein produces the protein MNSRKRSGRLLLPTLLALALFVSGCAGGSDDADANNNAGTGNDKVATGGEEFADADAETAKLGSDAAPGEFPRTVTHSMGETEIQEKPERVVVLDTGELDDVLTLGIMPVGLVTTEGADPIAPYLADQAEGIESVGTVNSLNLEKIAELQPDLILGSQLRADKLYEQLSQIAPTVFSIRPGFPWKENFTLVADALGEEEGAEAALADYDAKVEEVKAAIDGDPTVSLVRWMPDKLRIYGDKSFIGVILNDIGLARPDNQQIDELAIEISPENIAEADADYIFYSSYGDPDATGETQVIEGAGWKALDGVKNGKAFRVDDGVWFLGLGPTGADLVLDQLKDYLSK